The stretch of DNA AAACTTCATCAAATAAATGTAGCAAATTATTATCTTCAGTTTGGAAAGAGGATTATGTTAGTGGGCCAGAaagtgatatcttttgggctaaagagttgcaaaatatTGTGTACCTTTTGGGCTGGGCTATTCAGTTAGAACCTTGTGCTTCTatcgggagaaattcaaaaatagccagatttacaagtgttaattgaaaaatagccacaatttcaaaagtaatcgaaatttagccacttttcatgtaaagataaatctgaacgaaaataatgttcaaaatccggaaaatattccagcataatatactggagttcgaattttttacatgtgaacttttAGCATAaatggagttccagtatattttatactggaactccatcataatatactggagttccaatataatatactgtccaacataatatgctggaagttcatacacaggtgctccaatctccagtatattatggtgGAACTTTttgtgtgttggagttccagcataatatgctggaagttcatacacagatgCACCAATCtcaagtatattatgctggaactttccgtgtttcagcaaaatagtggctatttttcaatgattttGCAATcgttgactatttttcaattaccaatccgaaaattgactagcccgtgctattttcacgcTTCTATCGCCTcatatgatttttaaaaaaaataatcaagTTTATTACTTTCCGGGCTATGCCCAATATAATCTCGAGCCTATGGAGTTAGTTTGACGGGGTCAATGTGCGATCAAGAAAATCCTACTTGGACGGATTGACCTATTATGCACTTTAGAAAGGTATCTACCAATGGTCGGCCTAAGTGGTTGAGCCTACTTAATAGCTTGTGTTCGTCCCCtcctttgaaaaaaaaaaacttattgaCTTATTGAACAGTCATTTTATTAAGTTACTTCAAATGAGATCAACACATTTCATACAAGACTATTGGTAATATGTCTATAGTTTAATGATCTTCCAAATTTTATACATGAATTATTAACTCCAAAAAATGGAGCAGCAAAGAATCAATCAATAGATACCCTTGTGATTATTGATGTTGTAGTATTATATTCGAATGACAAAAAATCTAGGCATCTAGCCAAAGATGTATGATAGTACTTCTACAACAATTGGTCCTTACTTTTCCACGTTCATGAATAATGAGTCCATAATAATTTAAAGTAAGTCCATATTGGAATATTATACGTGTCTCATAGAAAACTACTCCGCTTGCAAAAAAATAAAGATAACAACAATAATGACATATCACGACTAATTCCACAAATAAATTTGAGGAGAATAGTATACGCATACTTTATTCTAATAGTATGCAAGTAAAAAGGTTATTTTCGAAAGACTTTCGGCAAAAAGcaaaaattaggaaaaaattTCAATGAAGAAAGTGCTTCTCTGTCAATATTTATACAAATCATATtgttttttagaataaatttgattgaattttttaaataatttgtacaagaaaaaaaaagatgCCTTTAAAAACTAGAGAAGAAGTAACAAAATAAACTTGCATTTTGACCTTTGAATATGACAAACATTGCAAAAAAGTTTATCTAGGGTAAAATAATAGTTATTGTTTAACGCGCTAAGACAATTTTTTTCacattatttagatagtaaaagTATTTCTGttggaaaattttcaaaaataataaacaatAGACACTTTCTAATTTCATCGATCATTTTCTTTGGCTAATTAAGTTATTTTTTTAAATGGACGTCTATAAtttgatttaaaataaaattttacttCACAACATGTTAAGACAGTGCTAAGTTTTTTTCCTATCTAAAGAAAATAGCATGGCGTGTGATGTGTGAGTTAGGAGAACCCATTATCTGCAAAGTTTTTAATTATGCATCAattattgttgaatttttttaattatagaaAATTATAGTGATAAAATTTGTGAATTATTAATAAACACAATATTTCAAGTTTTAATATCTCAAAATTAGGTTTTGCATATTCTTATTCACTACTTTTGCTAGCTATGAAAATTTACAAAAGTCATTCTTTTCCTAGATATTCAATAATATCTCAGATACTTTGATATTTTCACTTTAGATATTTCCACCAACACATGCACTTTTTCCATATTAAAAGGGCCCCCAAAAGCAACAACAAAAGTATCTCACCTTCTTCACTCACCGAACCTTCTACACACAAGGCATTCCACTATGTCCACGTCAGCCACTGACGTCGCCGGCGAAACCACCGGTTCCTACGACGGCGTCCTAGAAACTCCGTTTCTCGACGCGGAACGCTCCAATCTCCTTCAGCTGATAGCGGAGGAAGGCGGCTACGCGTACGTTAGCATGGCGACACTCGCAGCCGCCGGAGATATTCGAGCGGCGGAGGCGGCGAAGGAGATGGCATGGGAACAGTTACACTCAGGTCCATGGCATTCGGTTGTGCCTGTATGGAGAGATGCGTATTCCATGGCGTGTGTACACTTGGCGAAGCTTCATTATGCTTCCGGTGAGATTACTCAGGCGATTAGAGCACTTGATATGGGAATTATTATGGGAGGAATGATGCTTAGAGATGAGCTGAACCTCGCAATCAAAAAGGCGTCGAAGAAAGCGCGGAGTATGCTGTTAGCTTCCTCGGAAAATGGAGGCGAAAAAGGTGAACCCGAGATTAAATTTGTTTCTCAAGAAATTAACGTGGCGGAGGTGAGGTTCGTCACTCGCAATCTACGTTTTATTCTGTTGTTCAGCTAGGTATTAAGCTTTATTTAAGTTTAAGGGAAAAGTGTGATTTTGATAATCATTTCTACTCCCGTCCGTTTCAATAATCAAATTTTACTCCCGTCCGTTTCAATACAGAGTTTTAAGAAAAAAAGTAAGAGTTTTGAAGCTTATGGTTTTGAACATATCATAGCTATAAAAGCTTAATGGCTTATCATTAAGCAATAAATGAGATATCTAAGCTCTATTTCCAAATTTTGAAAAGATCATTCTTTGTGGGACCGACAAAAACAATTGAAACCAAGGGAGaacctttttttcttttgataatcAAGGAATTTCCGAGGGGCAGTAGCCCATGGTTCAAACTCGGTGGCTAATGGGCTTGCGGCTCTACTCTCATCCACTTAAATGCCAGGGTTTTATCTGTGGGGGTTCAAACTTGTGACGTTCGCTAAGTCACACTTCACAAGTTGAGCTCTTACTACTAGACCAAAGCCCTTGGACAGAATGGATGGAGAAATTATGACTATTTTAAGTCTTTTTAGAATTTACGGAACTTTAAGAATGTATGGTTTTACTCAAGTCTTTTTTTAAAGTGCATTGCCTTGTGCTCTATTCACTTAAATCAGTGTCTATACATGTCTGCTTAGTCATAGGAATATGAGGATCATTTCACTTGAAAGTTTTTGGTGAAATTCTTGTATGACTTTGCTCTGTGTGTGTTTGTatgtgtgtgttttcttcttttGGGAAATATGCTAATGGAGGAACTGATAGATTAGAATTGGAAGTTAGCTCATATTATCGCTGGTTTTTAAATGTGGAATAAGATCAAATTGAAATAATAGAAGGAGCAGTTCGTTTCTACACTTGTTAAgaagaaataaaaggaaaaagaaatgtTTTTATTGTAATTCTCTTAACTTCGTACTCAAGGATTCATATGTTCTCTTCATAGTTGCATTTCTCATTCCCTTTCAATGAGCTAATATAAAAATTCTCCATTTCTTTTTTATTGATCTCCGTGTTCAATCTTCAGTCATTGTTAATCCCCCTCTTTGCATTTTGCGCTATGTGACATAATATGAATAAGTAAATTGTGGAGCAAGGTAGGAAGTAATAAGATTCTTTGCTTGCTTAAGCTTTTGAAAAATGTGATTAGGAACTTTGGGTTTGTTAATCTGCTTTCTGAGTCTTCTTTGGTCAAGGAATCTACTTTCTGAATCTTACTAGCGAGATTTTCTAAATCTCATTTAGCAAATTGTAACATAAAGCATCCATTTTGGAATGCTGTTTGCATTTTGTAATTAACGGGTTTAGGTTATTCATGGTATGCCCCAATGAAGGAGTAGGATCATCTTTATATCCTTGGTTATACCAATTTTGTCTAATCGGTTGTAAAACCTCTTTAAATCTTCTGTTATAGCATTTTAGTCTATTTGTTCCAGCTGACTGTTGAACAATTTTAATGCATCTTACGAGTAATATTAATGGATACATGTTTCTAGTCTATTTGTTCTATAGCGTTAATAGTGCATTTGAGATGAGAAGTGtggttatttatctattgttTGACTTTGCAGGTGCAGCAGTTTTTACCTATTAAGTCACTGTCTTGTAAGACAGTAGGGAAAAGGTCAGCCTTATCGTTGGAGGCATTCCTGAGAGACCATTATTTATCAGGAATCCCGGTGATAATCAGAGATTCCATGGATCACTGGCCTGCCAAGAGTAAGTGGAATGACATGAATTACCTTAGAAGGGTTGCTGGCTTCCGTACAGTCCCTGTTGAGGTGATTACATTCACTCGTATTGTCATTTCAAGTCAATTGAACTCTATATCTAATGCATATTCCAACATTAAATTGATCAGCAGTTTCTAACCATATCAAGAAGATAAGTCCTTTTCTAAAGCAAATGCTACAAGAACATAAGTCCATATAATATGTTTTGTCCAAGTTAGAATATAGAAAGAAAATAGGAGATGAAATTAATTCACACATTGATTGCATTAGAGTTGACATCGCTCACAAGAGACTTTTTTAGTTCACACATTGATTGCATTGGGAGAGACCTGCATCTTCTAGTCTTCACTCAAAACTTGATATTGAGTTAAACCATCTTCCAGGTCGGAAAGAACTATTTGTGCCCAGAATGGAAGCAAGAGCTGATcacattctctgaatttcttgaGAGAATCCGGTCCGATGATACTACCTCTGTGGAAACTACGTACTTAGCTCAGCATCAATTATTTGATCAAGTATCGTTTTACCTCTATATTTATTTCGTTAACACTTTTTACCTTGAACTTATTGTTTTGGAATTAGTGGCTTAGCTCTGTAGCTAAATGACAGATACAAGAGCTACGACAAGATATTGTTATTCCTGATTATTGTTTTACTGGAGGTGGGGAGATCAGGTCGCTTAATGCTTGGTTTGGTCCTGCCGGGACTGTGACGCCTTTGCATCATGATCCTCACCATAATATACTTGCTCAGGTACAGCCATTACAGCAGACACATATTTTACAATGAGCTAGACCTGAGCTTAACAAAAAGTTCATAATTAGGTTGAGCCATAGGTGATTGCTTTGGTTGATTCTATTTTAAGGGGAAAAGTTACAATTACTGTGTGTATGTTGATATGTCTCTTTTTTTATTACTTGTGATCCTCTGCATTTCACTTTACAGGTTGTTGGCAAAAAGTATGTACGGCTTTACTCAGCATCACTTTCGGATGAGCTGCTCCCACATAGTGAAACCATGCTTAGCAATTCCAGCCAGGTATATGCCTCTCCATTATTTTTAATGGTAGTTCACTAGAATTGTGATTTCCATGGTCTTTTAGCATATTCACTATTTTTACCCTTTGGCAGATGTTACTACCTACAATCATGTTAGTGTCTTTTGCTACTCGGCATGGTATTTAAAAGAAGGTTGAAAATGTTAGTTGTTTAGTACTACTCCTTTGTCATGTTTTGGGATGGCCTGAAAAGGGAAGTAGGACTATACTTTTAGGACAGAGTGGATACTATATTTTCTAGGGAAAAAGTTACCGGTTTCTCTTCCATGCTTACTTTGCTGTACATAGCTGCACATGACACATGTCAGGGAAGAAGAGTACTATTATATGCATAAGATATGGTTGCTCATGCAGAAACTCTACATTTGCATCTCAAGGTTCTGCTTCTCTTACATATCTGAGGGTTCCACTTATATTATCATACCTCTCTTTGATGAACTTATGATATCGTTTTGCCCTTAATTTAATGGTTGTTGCTTCCTTTAGATGGTTGATGTAGCCCAGCTTATCGTCTTACATTTGAAATCTTGTTTGAAGGTTGATCTAGACAACATCGATGAGAAAGAGTTCCCGAAGATATTAGACCTGGAGTTTCAGGACTGCATTTTAGAGGAAGGTGAGATGCTTTACATCCCCCCTAAGTGGTGGCACTACGTCCGCTCTCTCACGACAAGCTTTTCAGTTAGCTTTTGGTGGAGTGGCGCCGAAAATTAGATGGCTGATCTAGATGTTCCTATGGCCTATTCTTCTCGTGTATACAAAGAACTAGTTGAAGTGTTGAACTATTCAACCATCATTCTTCTGCAGATTGTAATGTCGACTTCACCATATCAGAGAGTATTACGTGTGCCCTTACGAATGTGTTAACTGCAGGAACTTATATTAGAAGAAAAACTTCTTGCTTATGATTTGTATGTTCTTGAGTCCCCCAGtcttcctccccccccccccccccgcccccCCACATTCCCATGGAAAGTAGAATCAGTGTGGTTGTTTGAGCCCGAAGTAGGCTTCTTGTCGTTGAGACTTTGAtgataaatttttaaaaagtggCAATCTTGCTTTATTACTTGAAGGTTTGACTGAGCATTATCAGGAATTTGGAAAGGATCTAATATATATACACCGATAGTACTAAAAGTTTTTCAAAACCTGTATGATTTAACATGTTAGTACTAGTAGATTGTGTTATTTTTAAGCTACTAAGTTCATTTATCATGAGTAGTTACATGCAATTTGTCTTTTGTGAAATTTTTcggtggaggacaagatgcgggaggcgagacttagatggttcggtCATTTGAAGAGGAGAGTCACTGATGCTCCAGTGAGGAGGTGTTGCAGGCTGGCATGGGAGGGCCAACAAAGAGGTAGACGCAGGctgaagaagtattggggagaggtgattaggcaagatatgaCGTTGTTCCAGCTCACTAAGGACATGACCATGGATAGGAAGGTGTGAAGGTTGAGAATAAAGGTAGAGGGTTAGGTGGCCGAGTGTTATGCTTATTTGTAGCAATAGCTTTGATACATCACTTGGTGGCTTTTGTGTTTTTTTTCGTACCCCAGGACTTATGTTACTACTTGTTGTTCTCTTGTGTCTCGGTTTCTTGATTGCATTGCCTACTGTTAGTTTTGTATTTCTGCTACGGTTGTTAGATCAGTTTGCTTGTTATTGCCCTTCCCCTCTCCCCGTACGGAGCcgagggtttatcggaaacaacctctccgCCTTACTGAAGGCAGGGGTAAAATTTGCGTACACTTTCCCCTCTCCTTTCCTGTGGCGTCAATTTAAGTATTTTGCTTTGATTAAGCACGAATATAGGTCTGATTGTATTTAAATGGATGTGGATCTAAATGTGGgttttttcattaaaaaaaattacGCTTTGTCTTTTGTCTTATGACATGCAGGGTCTAATAATGACTTGTTAATGTTAAGATATAAAAACGttataaataatgaaataaatgtTTTTTTATAAATGTTTATGACAACAAAAATTAGATAATACAATAATTGAATTTCCTTTAAAATTATATTAAGTAAATGTGAAATTCATGCGTAGTTATTGTAAGGTAGAAATGAAATGAGAAAAGGTCCAAAATTACTGGTTTGAATATTTATAATCTGGATTAATATTATTCTTTTAAATTAATGATGTTGATATCTTTTACTATTGCCTTATCTATCAGGAGAAGTCCAGAATTGGGAAGACCCCTATCACCAAGTTTACAATAATGGGGAAAAAAGTTTCTCAATTTTATGGTCCTCCTTTTATCTCTAATAACacattcttttttcttctttttttaaatatCTAATTGCTTAGAGGGATTGGGAAGGAAAATGGAGAAAAAGGACAATAAGAATTAAGAGTCCGTTTGgccatgaattttttttttttcgatttttttaaaacttttttttaTCTCAAAATTGAATCAGACAGAAGGCTCACCCCTCACCTAGTCTCCCCTATTCTGAAAATGCCcataaaacttttaattttcagataaattttgaaattttttaaaaatttgaaaagctccaaaaagttatttttcaaaattttcgtgCTCAGACCACtcacaaaaatctaaaaataacctaaaattatattcatatccaaatacaactctaattttcaaataccttTTCACTTAaaaaactttttttatttttttttaaaattttaca from Nicotiana tomentosiformis chromosome 11, ASM39032v3, whole genome shotgun sequence encodes:
- the LOC104094942 gene encoding lysine-specific demethylase JMJ30, with the protein product MSTSATDVAGETTGSYDGVLETPFLDAERSNLLQLIAEEGGYAYVSMATLAAAGDIRAAEAAKEMAWEQLHSGPWHSVVPVWRDAYSMACVHLAKLHYASGEITQAIRALDMGIIMGGMMLRDELNLAIKKASKKARSMLLASSENGGEKGEPEIKFVSQEINVAEVQQFLPIKSLSCKTVGKRSALSLEAFLRDHYLSGIPVIIRDSMDHWPAKSKWNDMNYLRRVAGFRTVPVEVGKNYLCPEWKQELITFSEFLERIRSDDTTSVETTYLAQHQLFDQIQELRQDIVIPDYCFTGGGEIRSLNAWFGPAGTVTPLHHDPHHNILAQVVGKKYVRLYSASLSDELLPHSETMLSNSSQVDLDNIDEKEFPKILDLEFQDCILEEGEMLYIPPKWWHYVRSLTTSFSVSFWWSGAEN